In Mugil cephalus isolate CIBA_MC_2020 chromosome 20, CIBA_Mcephalus_1.1, whole genome shotgun sequence, the following are encoded in one genomic region:
- the slc35b1 gene encoding solute carrier family 35 member B1, producing the protein MATGKGAGKPASLWDNMRIRFIVCFLGVFVCYFYYGILQETITRGDYGHEKFKFARTLVFIQCIISSLFAKILIQFFEGSKPDHTKNWLYGLCSLSYLGAMVSSNSALQYVNYPTQVLGKSCKPIPVMILGVTILRKRYPMAKYLCVLLIVSGVALFLYKPNKSSAVADDHGFGFGEILLLVSLTLDGLTGVAQDHMRARFQTGANHMMLNINMWSTLVLGLAVLWTGEVWEFLSFTERHPRIFYNILLFGLTSALGQTFIFMTVVYFGPLTCSIVTTTRKFFTILGSVILFGNVMSSMQWVGTILVFLGLGLDAKFGKAPKKTTH; encoded by the exons ATGGCTACGGGAAAGGGAGCTGGGAAGCCCGCCTCGCTGTGGGACAATATGAGGATACGCTTCATTGTTTGCTTCCTCGGAGTCTTTGTGTGTTACTTTTATTACGGAATATTGCAAGAGACAAT cacTCGAGGCGATTATGGTCATGAGAAGTTCAAGTTTGCCCGGACATTGGTCTTCATCCAGTGCATCATCAGTTCTCTTTTTGCTAAGATCT TGATCCAGTTTTTTGAGGGCTCCAAACCAGATCACACCAAAAACTGGCTCTATGGCCTGTGTTCCCTCTCTTATCTCGGAGCCATGGTGTCCAGTAACTCTGCGCTTCAATATGTTAACTACCCCACACAG GTGTTGGGGAAATCCTGCAAGCCCATACCAG tGATGATACTTGGTGTGACAATACTGAGGAAGAGGTATCCAATGGCTAAGTACCTGTGCGTGTTGCTGATTGTGAGCGGTGTTGCTCTGTTCCTCTATAAACCCAACAAGAGTTCAGCTGTTGCAGATGACCATGGGTTTGGCTTTGGAGAGATTCTGCTG TTGGTCTCTCTGACACTGGACGGTTTGACGGGCGTGGCCCAGGACCACATGAGGGCTCGTTTCCAGACAGGTGCCAACCACATGATGCTGAACATCAACATGTGGTCCACACTAGTGCTGGGGCTAG CTGTGCTGTGGACAGGGGAAGTGTGGGAGTTTCTGAGTTTTACAGAGCGCCACCCCAGGATCTTCTACAATATTCTTCTTTTTGGATTGACCAGTGCTTTAGGCCAG ACCTTCATCTTCATGACAGTGGTCTACTTTGGTCCTCTGACTTGCTCCATCGTCACCACCACAAGGAAGTTCTTCACCATCCTTGGctctgttattttgtttggaAATGTCATGAGTTCAATGCAGTGGGTTGGCACCATCCTGGTGTTCCTCG gtCTTGGATTGGATGCTAAATTTGGGAAGGCGCCCAAGAAgacaacacattaa
- the ndufa4a gene encoding cytochrome c oxidase subunit NDUFA4L has product MLAVVRKQLKSHPALIPLFIFIGGGAAMSMMYLARLGLRNPDVCWDRKNNPEPWNKLGPTDQYKFFAVNMDYSKLKKDRPDF; this is encoded by the exons ATGCTCGCCGTGGTCCGCAAACAACTTAAAAGCCACCCAGCT TTGATCcccctcttcatcttcattggTGGAGGGGCAGCGATGTCCATGATGTATCTGGCTCGTTTGGGCTTGAGAAACCCCGATGTCTG CTGGGATCGCAAGAATAACCCAGAGCCCTGGAACAAACTTGGCCCGACTGATCAGTACAAG tttttcgCAGTCAACATGGACTACAGCAAGTTGAAGAAGGACCGCCCTGACTTCTAA